In one window of Desulfovibrio inopinatus DSM 10711 DNA:
- a CDS encoding branched-chain amino acid ABC transporter substrate-binding protein, which translates to MVTAVLALSLAFASMGMAKTLKIGSMSPLTGSYAADGNDIANGARAAISVIEKQGGIPGYDKIELLAQDTACDPKQAVASANKLINEGVVGVIGAYCSSSTIPASEVLAEEDIPMITPASTNEKVTERGLPYMFRMCGRDDDQSVVAVAFMKDYLKAKTVFIVDDKTTYSQGLADNVEKLAPDSGLKVLGHDHVNQGDKDFSAVLTKIKDLNPDVLYMSLQNSSSGALMLIQAKRIGVDAAIVAQDAVYHPQLMEIAKDAAEGAYLTFGFIDTEKPAYKTFLEAYSKYGKPGAYSAYAYDAAMTLLSAIKAADSTDPAKVKAEIMKMDTAGASKNIKFMENGDSGSNYVIQVVKDGKFVNFWDPTTKKLF; encoded by the coding sequence ATGGTAACGGCCGTGTTGGCCTTGAGTTTGGCTTTTGCCTCGATGGGCATGGCCAAAACGTTGAAAATTGGCTCCATGAGCCCGCTGACTGGCTCCTACGCCGCTGACGGCAACGATATTGCCAATGGCGCGCGTGCAGCGATCAGCGTTATTGAAAAGCAGGGCGGCATTCCCGGCTACGACAAGATCGAATTATTGGCCCAGGATACGGCGTGTGACCCCAAACAGGCCGTTGCCTCTGCCAACAAGCTGATCAACGAAGGTGTTGTCGGTGTTATCGGCGCGTATTGCTCTAGCTCCACCATCCCCGCTTCTGAAGTTCTGGCCGAAGAAGACATTCCGATGATCACGCCGGCTTCGACCAACGAAAAAGTCACCGAACGCGGCCTTCCGTACATGTTCCGCATGTGCGGCCGTGACGACGACCAGAGCGTTGTCGCCGTTGCCTTTATGAAAGATTACCTCAAAGCGAAGACCGTCTTCATCGTCGACGACAAGACCACCTATTCACAGGGCTTGGCCGACAATGTTGAAAAGCTCGCTCCTGACTCCGGCTTGAAAGTCCTTGGTCATGACCACGTCAACCAGGGTGATAAAGATTTCTCGGCCGTTCTCACCAAAATCAAAGACCTCAACCCCGATGTGCTGTACATGAGCCTGCAGAACTCTTCGTCCGGCGCACTCATGCTCATTCAGGCCAAGCGTATTGGTGTTGATGCCGCTATCGTTGCCCAGGATGCTGTCTACCACCCGCAGTTGATGGAAATCGCCAAAGACGCTGCTGAAGGTGCATACCTGACATTTGGTTTTATCGATACGGAAAAGCCCGCTTACAAGACCTTCCTCGAAGCCTACTCCAAATACGGCAAGCCCGGTGCCTATTCCGCCTATGCGTATGACGCCGCCATGACCTTGCTTTCGGCCATCAAAGCCGCCGATTCGACTGATCCGGCGAAGGTGAAAGCGGAAATCATGAAGATGGATACTGCTGGCGCTTCCAAGAACATCAAGTTCATGGAAAATGGTGATTCAGGTTCCAACTACGTCATTCAGGTTGTGAAAGACGGCAAGTTCGTCAATTTCTGGGATCCTACCACCAAGAAATTGTTCTAG
- a CDS encoding branched-chain amino acid ABC transporter permease — translation MDYFLQQFVNGLTLGGVYALVALGYTMVYGIIQLINFAHGEIFAAGGYMGVILLSYLASHGLMETHPWLGLGIALVLSMGYCAILAIAVERIAYRPLRGSSRLAVLLSALGMSIFLQNGLMLTQGVYDKAYPTGFTQGGIDFGNVHISLMQILILTLTTSLLIGLNLLVFKTRIGKAMRATAQDKVMSALVGINSNRVIATTFAIGAALAAAAGIMVGLYYGSVRYDMGFVPGIKAFAAAVLGGIGNMTGAMIGGLIIGMVEILAAAYIPYGGEYKDVFAFIILILVLYFMPTGIMGENVDDTRV, via the coding sequence ATGGATTATTTTCTGCAACAATTTGTAAACGGCCTCACCCTCGGCGGGGTGTACGCCCTGGTAGCTCTTGGCTACACCATGGTGTACGGCATTATTCAGCTCATCAACTTCGCTCACGGTGAAATTTTTGCGGCCGGCGGCTATATGGGCGTCATTTTATTGAGTTATCTCGCGTCCCATGGCCTTATGGAAACGCATCCCTGGCTTGGCCTTGGCATCGCCCTGGTCCTCTCCATGGGGTACTGCGCCATTCTTGCCATTGCTGTGGAACGTATCGCCTACCGTCCTTTACGAGGAAGTTCACGCTTGGCCGTTCTGCTGTCTGCGCTCGGCATGTCTATTTTTCTGCAAAACGGTCTCATGCTCACCCAAGGCGTTTACGACAAAGCCTACCCCACCGGGTTCACACAGGGCGGTATTGATTTTGGGAACGTCCATATCAGTCTGATGCAGATTCTTATTCTGACCCTGACAACCTCTTTGCTCATCGGACTCAATCTTCTCGTATTCAAAACCCGTATCGGCAAAGCCATGCGTGCGACCGCTCAGGATAAGGTCATGTCCGCGTTGGTCGGCATCAACTCCAACCGGGTTATCGCCACCACCTTTGCTATTGGCGCGGCTCTAGCCGCTGCTGCCGGTATCATGGTCGGACTGTATTACGGGTCGGTACGCTACGATATGGGGTTTGTTCCCGGCATCAAGGCTTTTGCCGCTGCTGTTCTCGGTGGTATCGGCAACATGACCGGAGCCATGATCGGCGGACTCATCATCGGTATGGTCGAAATTCTCGCTGCCGCGTACATCCCCTATGGTGGGGAATACAAGGATGTGTTCGCGTTCATCATCCTCATTCTGGTTTTGTACTTCATGCCCACCGGTATCATGGGAGAGAATGTCGATGACACACGCGTCTAA
- the livM gene encoding high-affinity branched-chain amino acid ABC transporter permease LivM, whose protein sequence is MTHASKKHWIFFGLALVWFYVLLWPLLGIKADGTLDFTAAFPVWIRVAVVGTICMVLFTLKTMGAFRFLHGPIESVRENLNATYSRTPKWMIFLPLLALAIAYPFYTGRYAQDVMVNVLIYVCLGLGLNIVVGLAGLLDLGYIAFYGVGAYTYALMSIHYGLSFWLCLPLAAIFAAMAGCIIGYPTLRMRGDYLAIVTLGFGEIIRIILNNWMSLTNGPNGILGIKAPGIYLPEIVDGSFTFEHLYMKKLGMVYYIVLGLAVFTIIAVHRLNFSRVGRAWEAIREDETAAELMGVDTFRFKLLAYAMGAVFGGLAGAFFAARMRFVSPESFTFLESALVLAMVVLGGMGSIPGIILGALALIALPELFRDFELYRMLAFGGAMTLMMLIRPAGLIPAKRMGKRSEEEE, encoded by the coding sequence ATGACACACGCGTCTAAAAAACATTGGATTTTTTTTGGTCTGGCCCTGGTCTGGTTCTATGTGCTGCTCTGGCCGCTTCTCGGCATTAAAGCCGACGGTACCCTTGATTTCACGGCCGCCTTTCCTGTGTGGATTCGTGTGGCAGTGGTCGGAACCATCTGCATGGTGCTCTTTACGCTCAAAACAATGGGCGCTTTTCGCTTTCTTCATGGTCCCATCGAATCTGTACGCGAGAACCTGAACGCGACCTATTCACGGACGCCGAAGTGGATGATTTTTTTGCCGCTTCTCGCTCTGGCGATCGCCTACCCTTTTTATACGGGACGCTACGCGCAGGACGTTATGGTCAACGTTCTGATTTATGTCTGTCTCGGGCTTGGGCTCAATATCGTTGTCGGTTTGGCCGGCCTTCTCGATTTAGGTTACATCGCATTTTATGGAGTCGGCGCCTATACCTACGCGCTGATGTCGATTCACTACGGCTTGTCCTTCTGGCTTTGTCTGCCGTTGGCCGCCATTTTTGCGGCGATGGCTGGTTGCATCATCGGCTATCCCACCCTGCGCATGCGCGGTGACTACCTCGCCATTGTGACGCTTGGGTTCGGCGAAATCATCCGTATTATTCTCAACAACTGGATGAGCCTGACCAATGGCCCCAACGGGATTCTCGGGATTAAGGCACCGGGTATTTACTTGCCTGAGATTGTCGATGGATCATTTACCTTCGAACATCTCTACATGAAAAAGCTCGGGATGGTATATTATATCGTGCTTGGGTTGGCCGTGTTCACGATTATTGCCGTTCATCGACTCAACTTTTCTCGTGTGGGACGGGCCTGGGAGGCCATCCGTGAGGATGAAACCGCAGCCGAACTCATGGGCGTCGATACGTTTCGCTTCAAGCTGTTGGCCTATGCGATGGGGGCGGTTTTTGGTGGACTGGCGGGTGCCTTTTTCGCGGCCCGGATGCGGTTTGTCTCGCCGGAATCATTCACGTTTCTTGAATCGGCACTTGTTTTGGCCATGGTTGTGCTCGGCGGAATGGGATCTATTCCCGGTATTATTCTTGGCGCGTTGGCGCTCATTGCTCTTCCGGAACTCTTCCGTGATTTTGAACTGTACCGCATGCTTGCCTTCGGCGGCGCCATGACACTCATGATGCTCATCCGTCCGGCTGGTCTCATTCCAGCCAAGCGTATGGGTAAACGTAGCGAAGAAGAGGAGTAA
- a CDS encoding ABC transporter ATP-binding protein, whose protein sequence is MSEIILELDNVTAHYGRIQALRGISLTVRQGEIVSIIGANGAGKSTTLMAICGIVKVSSGDVRYQGKSITSTNADLLPSQGLCQVPEGRRIFPRLSVTENLDMGAFFRKDQAAIKQDMEMVYHLFPKLKERRKQPGGTLSGGEQQMLAIGRALMGRPKVLLLDEPSLGLAPLICQHIFKIIRTINRESGVTILLVEQNANIALQLSNRGYVLETGSVMLEDDAKSLLANPEIRKAYLGD, encoded by the coding sequence GTGAGCGAAATCATTCTCGAACTCGATAATGTTACGGCCCATTATGGCCGGATTCAGGCGCTTAGGGGCATTTCTCTCACGGTTCGCCAAGGTGAGATAGTCAGTATCATTGGTGCCAATGGCGCCGGAAAGAGTACGACGCTGATGGCGATTTGCGGCATCGTCAAAGTTTCATCCGGCGATGTTCGTTACCAGGGAAAATCGATTACATCGACAAATGCGGATCTACTTCCATCACAAGGGCTCTGCCAGGTTCCCGAAGGACGACGAATTTTCCCTCGCCTGTCGGTGACGGAAAATCTCGATATGGGTGCGTTCTTCCGTAAAGATCAGGCCGCTATCAAGCAAGATATGGAGATGGTCTACCACCTGTTCCCCAAACTCAAAGAACGCCGCAAGCAACCCGGCGGTACCCTTTCCGGTGGAGAACAGCAAATGCTTGCCATTGGCCGCGCACTCATGGGCCGGCCGAAAGTGCTTTTACTCGATGAACCTTCCCTTGGTCTCGCGCCGTTGATTTGTCAGCATATTTTCAAAATTATTCGGACTATTAACCGTGAAAGCGGTGTGACCATCCTTCTCGTGGAACAAAACGCCAACATCGCCTTGCAGCTTTCCAATCGAGGTTACGTCCTCGAAACCGGCTCTGTTATGCTCGAAGATGACGCAAAATCTCTGCTTGCTAACCCTGAAATTCGTAAAGCATATCTTGGGGATTAG
- a CDS encoding DUF4198 domain-containing protein — MARTIATAFVLCLTLGVSSAFAHDFWVNAETAKDQVIKVDIGYGHDFPNPESIPEKRVHLFEAPTFVTPAGEVALKQSGENYAYQGMFDAKPGSYLALGTYRPTFWSKGPRGWAMEDRTQMKDAELCEHVSMYAKNILNVGDSSENTFIGKPVGQGLEIIPLVNPATVKPGGKFPIQILVNGKPAKTVEVTATFGGFSDKESKAFYGHTGLDGKIDIIPLKAGYWMVEAEYKEKYKDESVCDDTYLLSTLTFSISEK, encoded by the coding sequence GTGGCTCGGACGATAGCGACTGCATTTGTATTGTGTTTGACTTTGGGAGTGTCCTCCGCCTTTGCACATGATTTTTGGGTCAATGCTGAAACTGCAAAGGATCAAGTCATCAAAGTTGATATAGGATATGGTCATGATTTTCCCAATCCGGAATCCATTCCGGAAAAGCGAGTGCATCTTTTTGAAGCTCCTACTTTCGTAACTCCGGCAGGAGAAGTTGCTCTTAAACAATCCGGGGAAAATTATGCCTATCAGGGGATGTTTGACGCGAAACCGGGAAGTTATCTGGCGCTAGGTACATATCGTCCCACGTTTTGGTCCAAAGGCCCTCGTGGTTGGGCCATGGAAGATCGTACACAAATGAAAGACGCTGAATTGTGCGAGCATGTCAGTATGTATGCAAAGAATATTCTGAATGTTGGCGATAGTTCGGAGAATACTTTCATTGGAAAGCCCGTGGGACAAGGCTTGGAAATTATTCCGTTGGTCAACCCGGCTACGGTGAAACCCGGTGGAAAATTTCCCATTCAAATTTTGGTAAATGGGAAGCCTGCTAAAACCGTTGAAGTGACGGCAACATTTGGAGGATTTTCAGATAAAGAAAGCAAGGCATTTTATGGACATACCGGTCTTGATGGAAAAATCGACATTATTCCCCTCAAAGCAGGGTATTGGATGGTAGAAGCGGAATATAAGGAGAAATACAAGGATGAGTCGGTTTGCGACGACACCTATCTTTTATCGACCTTGACATTTTCAATTTCTGAAAAATAG
- a CDS encoding VC_2705 family sodium/solute symporter yields MKRFNLLLCSLLVCLFSVPGLAQAASNALQLEGGFKLGPAILMIIIICLFIAVGLMNRASDTSDYYAAGRSISRVGSGMAIASNWMSAASFLGMAAIMYGSGYDGLAYVVGWTGGYVLLLVLMASQIRRFGKYTAPDFIGDRYYSTTLRASTAILGIFVSFCYCVGQFGGIGLMFKWILGVDYNWAVIIGSSVVLIYTLISGMLGVTKNMQIQYVIIIISFIIPEVILTYKFDYFWLVPQIGYGQVVTDIVNGIPVGDMANVFNQPYAILPSPEFAMPWDPSTGKTFFQWMALTFSLMVGTAGLPHVISRFYVVPKANDARWSVVWGLFFICLLYWSAPLYSAFGKVFSSAPGLGKLSKDAIVVYTAQLGDVNPLVVGFLAAGAVSAGFSTVSGLLVAGASAFSHDLYHKVINPQASAATQMLMARIGTILMAVGVALVAMLKLGLIAQLVAVAFSLAGCTIFPLFFLGIWWSRSNREGAMAGLATGVIISLIAITYFVADKFGANLPMGDFIGYWLNPWYFAWIGAPLAILVNVLVSKMFKDTPDDIKRFLAVQVHGARG; encoded by the coding sequence ATGAAACGCTTCAATTTATTGCTGTGCTCTTTGCTTGTCTGCCTGTTCAGCGTCCCTGGTCTGGCACAGGCAGCATCCAACGCCTTGCAGCTCGAAGGCGGATTTAAACTCGGTCCGGCCATTTTGATGATTATCATCATTTGCCTCTTCATTGCCGTCGGACTCATGAACCGAGCAAGTGACACCTCCGACTATTATGCGGCTGGCCGCTCCATTTCCCGCGTTGGTTCAGGCATGGCCATTGCTTCCAACTGGATGAGCGCAGCGTCCTTCCTCGGTATGGCTGCCATTATGTATGGATCGGGCTATGACGGATTGGCATACGTTGTGGGATGGACCGGAGGCTACGTCTTACTTCTTGTCCTCATGGCGTCCCAAATCAGGCGATTCGGTAAATATACAGCGCCGGACTTTATCGGCGACCGTTATTATTCCACCACATTACGGGCATCAACGGCTATCCTCGGTATCTTTGTATCGTTCTGTTATTGCGTGGGGCAGTTCGGCGGTATCGGACTGATGTTCAAATGGATTTTGGGCGTCGATTATAACTGGGCCGTCATCATTGGCTCCAGTGTCGTCCTCATCTATACGCTCATTTCCGGAATGCTCGGCGTCACCAAAAACATGCAGATTCAATATGTCATCATTATCATCAGCTTCATCATTCCCGAAGTCATTCTGACCTACAAGTTTGATTACTTCTGGCTCGTTCCCCAAATTGGGTATGGACAAGTCGTGACGGATATTGTCAACGGCATCCCCGTCGGAGACATGGCCAATGTCTTCAACCAACCATACGCTATACTGCCCAGTCCGGAGTTTGCCATGCCATGGGATCCCTCCACGGGTAAAACCTTCTTTCAGTGGATGGCGCTGACCTTCTCGCTCATGGTAGGAACGGCCGGCTTGCCGCACGTCATTTCCCGATTCTATGTCGTGCCCAAAGCCAATGATGCGCGCTGGTCTGTGGTTTGGGGATTGTTTTTCATCTGCTTGTTATATTGGAGTGCGCCGCTGTATTCCGCATTCGGGAAAGTCTTTTCTTCAGCTCCCGGTCTTGGCAAACTGTCCAAGGATGCTATCGTCGTCTATACGGCACAACTTGGCGACGTGAATCCGCTCGTCGTCGGATTCCTGGCTGCAGGCGCTGTTTCAGCGGGTTTTTCCACGGTCTCTGGGCTTCTGGTTGCCGGAGCCTCTGCCTTCTCGCATGACCTCTATCATAAGGTCATCAACCCTCAAGCGTCGGCTGCTACGCAAATGCTGATGGCACGTATCGGTACCATCCTCATGGCCGTCGGCGTTGCGCTTGTTGCCATGCTCAAGCTCGGCCTCATCGCTCAGCTCGTGGCCGTCGCGTTCTCATTGGCGGGTTGCACCATCTTCCCACTCTTCTTTCTCGGTATCTGGTGGAGCCGATCCAACCGAGAAGGCGCCATGGCCGGTCTGGCGACGGGTGTTATCATCTCGCTTATCGCCATTACCTACTTTGTCGCCGACAAATTCGGGGCCAATCTCCCCATGGGTGATTTCATCGGCTATTGGCTCAATCCTTGGTATTTTGCTTGGATCGGTGCGCCCCTGGCGATTCTCGTCAATGTGCTCGTATCCAAAATGTTCAAAGATACTCCTGACGACATCAAACGGTTCCTGGCCGTTCAGGTGCACGGAGCACGAGGCTAG
- a CDS encoding sodium/substrate symporter small subunit, whose product MSGSYEVNLFKPLPGYPTVNSRIILSLVAIWAIAVFGFHILLRVIEKPVPEDVYIGYSSAWPDYTAGNASPEQRQALAAAYLTVFGKYVEMRADPTLRAAMTQLVWESLPEDQRNGLNAAIETMTTSRTGGEEIAQVLGITNPLLIRVIPFSMATFETDAPTADLTSIPAVMDKYLIHYRSVLTDTSFLGFPFHYFYTAVFLLVLFVLMCLFYCVVIEKVNEKYGIEADE is encoded by the coding sequence ATGTCTGGAAGCTACGAAGTCAACCTCTTCAAGCCATTGCCAGGATATCCGACTGTCAATTCACGGATTATTCTGTCGTTGGTTGCCATTTGGGCCATTGCCGTGTTCGGTTTTCACATTCTTCTTCGTGTCATAGAAAAGCCCGTCCCTGAAGACGTCTATATCGGCTATTCATCCGCTTGGCCTGACTATACAGCCGGCAACGCCAGTCCGGAACAACGCCAAGCTCTGGCGGCAGCTTATCTGACCGTGTTCGGGAAATATGTAGAGATGCGCGCTGATCCAACATTGCGCGCCGCAATGACCCAACTCGTCTGGGAGAGCCTCCCCGAAGACCAGCGTAACGGACTCAATGCAGCTATTGAAACCATGACAACCAGCCGCACTGGTGGCGAAGAAATTGCTCAAGTGCTTGGTATCACCAATCCACTCCTGATACGGGTCATCCCGTTTTCGATGGCCACATTCGAGACCGATGCCCCAACAGCCGACCTTACATCTATTCCGGCGGTCATGGACAAATACCTTATCCATTATCGCTCCGTATTGACCGACACGAGTTTCTTGGGGTTCCCGTTTCACTACTTCTACACCGCCGTTTTTCTCCTCGTGCTCTTTGTGCTCATGTGTCTGTTCTATTGTGTGGTGATTGAAAAAGTGAACGAAAAATACGGCATTGAAGCCGACGAGTAG
- a CDS encoding metallophosphoesterase family protein, giving the protein MHAVPTVNPGMTLLLGDVHGDFDIVNRHIYHAKKSGICVKQVVQFGDLGASHHAFLTYFKRRSQQFAIPFFFIDGNHEDFFFLGSINRRFGEYVTYLERGSVHQFGWYNALCLGGSAYMDPINTPPAAVIQRADIDRSLAHDPDTIDIIFSHDSPQEAGVSGRKEFKQYGQTGFSRGGELLERYRPKLWVFAHHHQYYECMVGDTRFVGLDLAARGYVLLGAGYYIKRVRHIAGALPDRDAIYCDRPGRSHPLEGALAEHVARKLSQWAARALPRRRKDEG; this is encoded by the coding sequence GTGCATGCAGTGCCAACCGTAAATCCTGGCATGACGCTTTTGTTGGGAGATGTTCACGGTGATTTTGATATTGTCAATCGGCACATATACCACGCAAAAAAATCAGGAATTTGCGTCAAACAAGTTGTTCAATTTGGGGATCTTGGGGCGTCACACCATGCATTTTTAACGTACTTTAAACGCCGTTCACAACAGTTTGCAATTCCTTTTTTCTTTATTGACGGAAACCATGAAGATTTTTTCTTTCTTGGATCTATCAACAGACGTTTCGGTGAATACGTGACGTATCTCGAACGAGGCAGTGTTCATCAATTTGGATGGTACAATGCATTGTGCCTTGGTGGGTCTGCTTATATGGATCCCATCAATACTCCCCCAGCGGCTGTTATTCAGCGTGCGGATATAGATCGAAGTCTCGCGCACGATCCCGACACTATCGATATTATTTTTAGTCATGACAGTCCCCAAGAAGCGGGGGTGTCCGGTCGCAAGGAATTCAAACAGTACGGCCAAACCGGTTTTTCACGAGGGGGCGAACTTCTTGAACGCTATCGCCCCAAACTCTGGGTGTTTGCCCATCATCATCAGTATTATGAATGTATGGTTGGTGATACCCGGTTCGTTGGTCTCGATCTCGCCGCCCGGGGATATGTCCTGCTCGGGGCGGGGTATTATATCAAACGTGTGCGCCACATTGCCGGCGCGCTTCCAGATCGAGATGCTATCTATTGTGATCGTCCCGGCCGCTCGCATCCCCTGGAAGGAGCGCTCGCAGAGCATGTCGCGCGCAAACTTTCCCAGTGGGCAGCTCGGGCACTTCCCCGCCGGCGGAAAGATGAAGGTTAA